The DNA region AGTCGAATAGTCCTATTCAACCAAAAATGAATGTAGAATCAGGATTTCTTTTAAAAGATATTTCTTCAACAAGTCTTTTAAAGAAGCTTGGACTTGAATCAAGTGATAAGATCACTCACATCAATGGTAAGAAAATTAAGACTCTTTCTGAATTAATGAGCGAAGCCCCTAACATCAAGAGTCTAACGATTATCCGCAATGGAAAAGCTAAGACTCTTAACTACAATTTCGAAAAATAAAATGGCGGGCGTCAGCGCCAAGCGAGCGACGAATATTCGAATCCCGGTAACTCTCGTAGAAAACCTAAAATGACTAAAATAAATCCAAAGAAGTGGCGGGGCGTGAGGGACAAATTTGCGGTAATTTGCATCGCAAATTAATGCAAAGTTTGTGAGGAGTCCGCGCCGAAGCGTCAGCGCCAAGCGAGCGACGAATATTCGAATCCCGGTAACTCTCGTAGAAAACCTAAAATGACTAAAATAAATCCAAAGAAGTGGCGGGGCGTGAGGGATTCGAACCCCCGACCAAGAGGTTCGAAGCCTCCTACTCTATCCAGCTGAGCTAACGCCCCCGAGAAATTCCATTATAGCTGGCCCCCAACCAAATGAAAAGCATGTAAAGTTTTGAAATAGCGTCTCTTTACAGGCCATTTTTACAGATTTTACTTTCCCAGAATTAAGTTTTCGACTATACAATGAGACACAGGAGTTATTTATGAGTATCAGTGTTTTCGATCTTTATTCGGTGGGAATTGGGCCTTCAAGCTCACATACAGTTGGACCAATGCGAGCTGCCAGAGAGTTCATTTTAACTCTCAAAGAGAAAGATCTTTTGGGAAAAACTGAAAAACTCAATCTAGAGCTCTACGGATCTCTTGCTCTTACGGGTAAGGGACACGGAACAGATAAGGCGCTCATTCTTGGAATTGAAGGTCATAAACCTGAATCTGTTGATCCCGATCACATCGATGAAATTTTAGAGAGTGCTTATCGCGATTTGAAAATTGAACTTTTAAAAGGCGATGATCAAGCGAAGATTGTTTCATTTGATCCAAGAGAGGATATCAAATTTCATCGATCAGAAACTCTTCCCTACCATAGTAATGGAATGTGCTTTCAGGCCATCGATGAGTCTGGAAATGAGCTCTTTAAAAAGACTCTCTACTCCATTGGTGGAGGATTTATTGTTGAAGAGGAAGTTGTTAAAAGTGATGATCACTTTCATGGGCCTAGAACTTTAAAAGTTCCTCATCCCTACTCTACAGCAGAAGAACTTCTTGAGCTTGGGCAGACTCTCAATATGACCATCGCCCAAATTGTTCTGGCCAATGAACTTGTTTGGCGAAGTGAAGAAGAAATTAAAAAAGGACTACTCGATATTTGGCATGTGATGCAAAAATGTGTTCAGCGAGGGTGCACTCAAGAGGGAACTCTTCCAGGTGGACTCAAGGTAAGAAGAAGGGCCCATTCAATTTTCAAAGGTCTTTTAGAAAAGCCAGAGGCCTCTCTAACTGATCCTCTTACCATTATGGATTGGGTTAATCTCTATGCTATTGCCGTTAATGAAGAAAATGCTGCTGGTGGACGAGTTGTTACAGCTCCAACAAATGGTGCAGCTGGAATCATTCCGGCCGTGCTTCATTACTATGATCGCTTTTGTCCAAAAAGTAATGATGATGGAATTGTAGACTTCTTATTAACTGCAGGGGCAATTGGAATTCTCTATAAAACGAACGCTTCAATCTCAGGAGCTGAAGTTGGCTGTCAGGGCGAAGTTGGTGTTGCTTGTTCTATGGCGGCCGGTGGACTTACTCAGGCCATGGGTGGTTCAAATGAGCAAATTGAAAATGCAGCAGAAATAGCAATGGAGCACAACCTTGGGTTAACATGTGATCCAATTGGTGGACTCGTTCAGATTCCTTGTATTGAAAGAAATGCCATGGGTTCAATTAAAGCGATCAATGCTTCAAGAATGGCCTTACGCGGAGATGGTAAGCACTATGTCTCTCTTGATAAAGTCATGAAGACAATGAAAGATACAGGGGCTGACATGGAAACCAAATATAAGGAGACAAGCCGCGGAGGGCTTGCCGTCAATGTTCCAGAATGTTAAGCAACAGCTTCGCAGTCAAACATAGGGATCTCTAAGACAAAAGTTGTCTTCTTAGCATGCTTATCTAAAAAGACTTTTCCATTTAAATTCTTTGCCAGATTAGAACAGAGGCTTAAACCAACTCCTGTTCCTTTCCCCTTACCTTTTGTCGTCACAAATGGCTCCATAATCTTATCTTGGATTTCAACAGGAACACCCTTTCCCGTATCTTCGACGAGAATCTGAACGTTAGGGCCATTTTCTTGCAAGGATAAATTGATGTGACGTTCAGGACACTTCTCAAGAGCATCACAGGCATTGCTTATTAAGTTAATGAGAATCTGTGACATCTCTACTGGTTTCGTATAGATATCTGAATCTTTTAGTTTATTGACGATGCGAACAGAAACTCCATTTTTTTGAAGCTTCACAAGACTCATTTCAACACTATCTTTAACGACTTTAAAAAGGCTCACCTTTTCAAGGCCCTCAGAGAAATCAACGTGAGAGAGGTCGCGAATATTTTTAGAAATAATACCAATTCTTTTTAAGGCCTCTTCCATGCGAAAGAGACTGTCTTGAATTTTTGTTTTATCAAGATACTTACTTTCAAGTTCTTTGCTAATCTGCTCAATATGAAGGCCAGCGACAGTTAATGGATTATTAATCTCATGAACAATCCCTGTCGACATTTCACCAACAAGAGCAAGTTGTGAAGAGAGTTTGGAAATTTGTTTTTCCTTTTCAACTTTATCTTCCAAAAGTTTTCTCTCAGTTACATCAAAGCGAATGGCCATATAGTGTGTGATTTTACCATTTGTTTTATAAGGAATAATTGTCGTATCAACCCAGTAAAGTTCACCGCTTTTCTTTCTATTGCAAACTTCACCTTTCCAAATTTTTCCACTACCAATTGTGGCCCACATATCTTTAAAAAATTCTTTTGGATGAAGTCCCGAATTAACAAGCTGGTGCGTACTTCCAATGACTTCTTTTTCACTGTAACCAGAGATCTCATAGAATTTATCATTAGCGTAGTTAATGATTCCTTTTCGATCCGTGGAAGCAACAATAGCGACTTTATCGAGCATGACCTTATATTGCTTTTTAATATCACGAGCAACAGCAACCTCAGCACTTTGTTCTTTAAATTCTGTGATATCAATGAGAACACCGTGAAGACTCTTCACCTGATTTCTTCTATCTCTTTCAACGATAACTTTATCTTTTACCCAGATAAGCTCTCTATTCTTTTTATAAATTCGATACTCAAATTCGATGAAGTCCATTTTATTAGCAAGGGCAAATTCATATTCTTCAGTTACTCTATCTATATCTTCTTCATAAATGAGATGTTGAAATCCCATTTGTCCATGTTCAAACTCATTCTTATCGTAACCAATACTTGAGATGTTTTTCGAGATCTGAACAATTGGCCATCCTTTATTCGGAGAACAAACATAATAAAATGTTGGACTCTCCTGTTTAAGCTTATCGATATATTCAAGTAGCTTACTCATAAAAATATATTCCCCGTTACATAATTTCCGTCATGTTTTTTTTCGGATAAAACAGGGTAATTCTAAACGCATCTTGGACTTTTTCTGGGCGAAATGTGAATTTTTATTCACATTTCGTTTACAAATGTAAGGATTTTTATTTAAAGAATGAAAAAGGCCAATAAAATTGGCCTTTTATAAGTTAATTCATAAGACGTTTTTTAGACGAATAATTTTCCATCCACATGACGGCGATGAAGCCAAGGATGATTAGAGTGAAGGCAACAACCGTTTCGCCATCAATTGTTGACGGTAGAATATTAGCATCGCGAATCACTTTAACTTTTCCGCGAATCACTTTTGATTCAACAATCACTTTCCAAGGCCACACTTTCTTCATCGACCCAATGAGGATTCCTGTTAGAAAGGCCATTGTAAGATTATGGTAATGCTTCATAAACCAGTTGAGGATTTTAGAAAATCCAAGAAGTCCAGTTACAGTTCCACAAAGAAAGACTCCAATCGTTGCAAGATTCGAGACGAGAAATGGATTTTTAATGGCACCCGTAATGAATTCATACTTTCCTAAAATAAGAAGGAGAAAAGACCCACTTAGACCAGGAAGAATCATGGCCGTAATTCCAATGACACCACAAAGATAGATAAACCACCAATCGTTTGGAGTATCAACAGGGATAAGAGAGACCATCATCCAAGCAAAAACAGCTCCAATCACAATCATCCCCATATTCTTAGCAGAAAATGGAGCATCAAGTTGTTTCCAAATAACGAGGATAGAAGCAGCTATTAAACCAAAGAAGCTTCCCCATGTTGGAATTGGATGTTCATTTAAAAGAAAGTGCATTAAGCGGGCCAGTCCAAGAATGGCCACAGCAATACCAAGTCCAAGAGGAATGATAAATCTTAAATGAAGTCTTTCAAAAGCACTCTTTAAACGCAATGACAGAAGGTCTTTGAAAAAGTCTTTATTAATTGAAGCAATCGCCTCTAATAAACCTTCATAAATACCTGTGATAAAAGCAATCGTTCCACCAGAAACACCTGGTATAAGATCAGCTGTTCCCATGGCAAGACCTTTTGTAAAGAGAGTTGTCATCTCTTTAGTTCCAACAGGTCCCGGTCCAGCATTCCAAACATCTTTCCAAGTCTTTTTACTCACCTGCATCCTCCTCTTTTGCAAAAGGAGTTAACTCCCACTCAACTTTGTGACGACACTTAGGACATGAAAGGTGCTTCCCATCACGCTTTGTTTCTTTTTCACACATAATCGCGCTTCCACAAGATGGACAATCGTAAATATATGGCTTCGTCCAAACAGCGGTTTCACAATCTGGATAGTTCGTACATCCATAAAAGATTTTACCGTAACGTGATTTCTTTTCTGCAAACTTTCCTTTTTTACAATTTGGACATGTCACATCAATTGTATAAGGAAGAGTTGTTTCACATTTTGGATAATCTTCACAACGAACGAAACGTCCATATTTTCCCTTCTTCTCTTCAAGTTTCTTTCCACATGTTGGACATGGGTCTCTAAACCATTTTTTAGGAAGAAGGTGAATGTTACCTTCAAGATCTTTTTTGAAGTCATGTGTCGAAGTACAGTCTGGGTAATTAGAACAAGCTAGAAACTGCCCGTTTCTTCCCCACTTAATAAGGTATTCCCCATCAGTACATTTATGACATTTAATTCCAGTTGGGATTTCTTGTTTTTTGAGGTTTTTCATTTCCTCTTTTGCTTTTTCAAGCGTAACTTCAAACCCCTTCCAAAATTCAGATAATACTTTTTTCCACTTAATTTCGCCGTCTTCAATCTTATCCAAGAGTTTTTCAATATTGGCCGTAAATCCAATATCCATGACATCTGGGAATGATTCGATAAGCATACGACAAACAACCATTCCAAGCTCAGTAGGCATGAAACGATTTTCAATCTTTTCAACATATCCGCGGTCTTGGATGTTTGAAATAATTGAAGCATAAGTTGATGGACGTCCAATTCCCTCTTCCTCGAGTGTCTTAACAAGAGAAGCTTCATTGAAGCGAGGAGGCGGAGAAGTCCAGTGCTCTAGCTCAGCAGGATCTTTAATTGGCTTAATCTTCTCACCTTCACTAATATCCGGTAGAAGACCTGACTTTACATCATTTGATTGTTCCTCATCATCGCCTCCACGTCTTGATCTCTTTTCAGCAGCAGCTTCAAGATAAACGTGACGGAAACCAGGGAATTTAATGATCGATCCATTGGCCCTAAAATAGTGGCCTTCACAAATAAAGCTTACAGTCGTTTGATCGATGACAGCTTGACTCATTTGCGAAGAAATAAATTTATTCCAGATAAGTTCATAGAGCTTTTGCTCATCAGGAGAAAGGTCTCCACGAACTTCATCAGGAGTGAATTCTAAACTAGTTGGTCTGATGGCCTCGTGGGCATCTTGAACCTTTCCATCATTCTTTTTCTTTTTAGAATAATTAATCTCTTCACTAGCAAGATATTCTTTTCCATACTTATCAGTGATAAAAGAGCGAAGCTCTTGCATCGCCTCAGGAGCGGTACGAACAGAGTCCGTTCTCATATAAGTGATAAGACCTTGTTGACCATGATTTGTAAGCGCAATCCCTTCATATAGTTTTTGCGCAATCATCATTGTCTTTTTAGCAGTATATCCTAACTTATTTGCAGCTTCCTGCTGAAGCTTAGATGTCGTAAAAGGAGGCGTTGGGTTTTGTTTTCTTTCACGCTTCTTAACTTCAGTAACTTCAAAATCTTTTCCCTTAACATCATTAACAATCTGTTGAGTGAATTCAATATCTGTTAGATCAGTTTTCTTCTTGGCCTCTTCTCCATAATACTTAATTTCAAATTTAGTATTACTTTTTTCCATTTCTCCGTGGATAGAGAACCACTGCTCAGGAACGAAGGCCTTTACCTCATCCTCACGCTCAACGATAACTCTAAGAGCAACCGACTGAACACGACCAGCAGAAATACCTCTTTGTACTTTATCCCAAAGAATTGGAGAAATCTTATAACCCACAAGTCTATCGAGTACTCTTCTCGTCTTTTGAGAATCGTACATACTACGATTCAACTCAGTAGGAGTTGCAATGGCAGCTTGAACAGCATTCTTTGTTACAGCGTTAAAAACGACACGGTGAATATTCTTTTTTCTCACACCAATTTCTTCAGCTAAGTGAAAAGCAATGGCCTCTCCTTCACGGTCGGGGTCAGGTGCCAGGAAAATTTCAGTAGCGTCTTTAGCAAGCTCTTGAATTCTTTCAATCTTAGATTTCTTCCCAGTGATAGGAACGAGATCAATTTCAAAGTTATCTTTGATATCAACACCAAGCTTTGACTTAGGAAGGTCCTTAATATGCCCATTTGAAGCGACGACCTGATAGCCTTTACCGAGGTACTTTTTAATTGTCTTCGCCTTTGAAGGAGACTCCACAACAACTAAGTTATATTCACCAAGACTTCTTTTAGACACTTTTTTAGCGGTCTTCTTAGTGGACTTTTCTTCTGCTGTTTTAGTCGTTTTCTTCTTCGCCGTCTTTTTTGAGACTTTTTTCTTAGCAGTCTTCTTCTTCGCAGTTTTCTTCTTAGCCGTTTTCTTCGCTGTTTTTTCTTCAGCTGCGCTCATATAAATCCTTTTTACTTAAAAAAATAAAGGCTCCAAAGGAGCCTTTACTTGCTAAGCACTACCTTATATATAGATTTGTTTCTTTATTCTTCAGTATTCAATAACTCGTCTATTTCTTCAAGATCAAATTCAGTAAGACCGTAAGGGTTTTCCTTTTCATTGAGGTCTTGATCAAGATACTTGCGTCCAATCTCTTTTTCAATATCATTTACTGATTCAAACGCGTTAGCATCCTGTTTTTTCTGATTGTTCTCAATCGTATCGAGGTCTTGTTGCTCAAGGAACTTGTCTTCATCGACCTTTGCTTCATTCAGAGATTTCTCAGCATCGATGATTTCACCTTCTAATCTCTCGAGTTCCTTAAGATCCTTCTCATGCTCTTTAATAACTGATTTTTCGCGCTCTTGACGCTCAAGCTCCTGTAGCTCGTCTTCAGTTAATTGAATCTTATCGACGCGATCAAGAAGATCATCACCAAGATTATTCAGGTTAAGTTCAACGTCAAGCTCTTCAAGAGACCTTGCTTCCATGTTCTCAACTTGACCTGCGAAGCCCTTCCCCTTGAGTTTTGCTTCGCGCAATGCTTGCTCTTCTGTCTTGGCCAGAGCAAGTGAACCCATAGGAATTTCAACGCGGCTATTGGTAACGAGTGCGGTAGCGAAGTTATCTGTAAGTGTAATTACTGTCAACTCACCTATTTTATATGTTGGGTCTGGTGTAATTCTTTTATCCGTTCCCTTATCTACAAACGAGTAAATTTCAAACACATTACCCATTTCAACACCATCTGCTCTACCACGATCAATGTAGACAACATCACCAAAAGAAATTCCATCGGCCGTTTGACGATAGCTGTCAATAATCGCCGCTTCAATCGAGCGTCTATTAAAAGTCTGTAAAATCTTATCGATCTTAGGCGTAAAAATAGTGACTCGCGCACCGCGCTGAACAAGACCAGTGAGATTTGTTACCAAACACTCCCACTTATTATTCTGTTTTCTAACAGCTTTTATTTGCGCTGCAATATTATACTTGTAACCTGTTCTATCGGAGATCGGATGAGAGCTCTTTCCTTCAGGCGTATAAATAGAAAATCTATCACCTGGCTTTACTTTGACACCCTTATCAAATTCGACAAAAACCTTCTCATGGCTTTTAACAAAAATTGATTCATCTTTTTTATCTGTCAGCGTACCAAGATCCTGAACAACGTTTGTCGTTAAAAAAGAGTTTAAAAAGAAACCTTCTTTAACTTCATATTCAATTTTTGAGGCCCTATCAAAACCAGAAGCATCATATTCATCCCCCGGCTCCTGAATCAAGATTTCAGGCACAGGTGGTTCATACTTTCTATACTCATCACGAATAGCAAATTCACCAAGCTCACGAAGATCGTCAAAAGTCTCTTCGGAAGCAAATTGAAAGAAGACACCTTGATCAATGAGCTTTTGTCTCTCTTCTAACCAACCAGGCTTTGATTCGTCACCAAAGCGATCGAGGTTAAATCCTCTCGTAGATTTTTTTGAAATATTTTTTTCCGCTGGAGCATTTTCAAACTCTCCAAAAGAAACATTTGGAAATTCATCACTCGTTCCCGAATTGAAAACGAGGACCATACCTGGCTCGATCTCGTGTGGGTTAGTAATATGTGGGTTCATGGCCCAAATTTTAGAATAATAAAACCCTGATCCAAAGAGACTCTCAGAAATTTTCCAAAGATAATCACCCTCTTGGACAACATATTTTTCTTCTTTAGATTGATTACTAATTTCTTCCCATTCAGTGTCTGGAATTTTAGTTTCTAAGAATTTAGAAATTTCAAGAAGCTTCTTCTCTTCTTGACCAACATCAAAGATAAGAGGTGCTCTAGGAGATTGCCCCTTCTCTTTTTCACCTTCATTAACAATGGCCGAGTTTTCTTTATCAAAAACAAAATCAACATCGTCATTGATATAGATTGCGTTATCTTTTTTTATTTCTTCATTCTTTTCTTTTTTCTCATTAAAAACATTTTCGCCAACATCATTTTTGAGCGATTCAAGATCATCCACTTCTTCGATTTCAGAAATGTCCAGATCAGGAGTCCCCTGCTCCAGCAATTCGAGATCTTTAGCATCAAGCAGCTCAAGATCACTACTCCCCTGAGAAAAACTCAATTGAGAACTTACCAGAGAACAAAAAATGAGAGGTAAAAACCATTTCTTATTGGCCAATCCTAACTCCAAGTTTCAATTCTAAGCTTCAAAGAAGTCATGAAGAATTGAGTAATATCTATCTCTTTTCTTAGAGAGTTTTAATTTTTCACAGCAAACAATGAGCCTACCGAGCGACTTAATAACAACGCCACTATAGGCATGACTTCCGATGATCTCTTCAAAAAGCTGCATCGAAAGATCATATTCCTTTTGCATAAAAAGCATTTCTGCCAAATAGTACTTCGCTCTTACTTTTATTTGAATGACCGGAGATTTTTCTAAGTCTTTTAAAAGACCAAGGGCCTGATCAAAGCGATTTGAGTTCACAAGGTTAATCGCTTTTTTAAGTCTTAAAATTTGATTTTCAATAGCATTTTCACTCATCATCGGCTGATTTGCTAAGAGTGACTCATTAACATCACTACTTGCTTTTGCCTTTACAGAGAAAGCATCAACGGTTTCGACAAGTTCACTAGGAGGTTGAACTTTGCTCAATTCATTAACTAAATTTGATGGATCTTTTCCATTGAATGGGCTCTCGACAGATTTCTTCTTCTCCATCTCAGCATCTTTAACTTGGTTTAAAAGTGTTTCATATTTTCCAAGTAGCTGATCATATTGAGTTTTAGGAACCATCTGAGCAGTCTGATTCATTTTCTCGTCATGCTTATCAAAGAGAGCTTGCCTCTGCTCTAACCACGCACAAGAAGTTAACATCGATAATGACAATACGGTACAAATACTCTTTAGACCAAGTATTCGCTTCAAGTTCAGTGAATTCCTTTTCACTTTTTGTCCTCCATGACATAAACTCAAAAGCGGAAACTTTTGATATATATTACTTATTTTAGTAGAGATCGAATCTAAGTCAATGATAATTGGCTTGCCGGCTCTCGAGGGATCTATGATAGAACAAAAAATCTTTCATTATATTATTCGCGTACCTAAAGAAGAATCTGCCTTCACTTACTTTCAACTAGAGGCCAATGAAAACCTATGTTTCTACTCAACTTTAGAGTCCTCTGTTAAAGAGGGGTTTCGCGATATTATGATCAAGGGTACACTAGAGATGAAAGAAGAAGTCACGAGAATCATCGGTAAGCTCAAAGAACAATACCCGATTGAAATTCTTGTCGATGAAATTATAGAGTAAGATGATGAGAAAAATTTGCCTGTTTATTTCTATTAATCTTCTGGCCTCTTGTGCTATGACTCCAACAGTTCCTGATGGTGAAAAAATATTTGTTCACAAGAATCACCCAATTGGTGGAGAAGTTATTTACTCCATCGATGGTACAGATAAAGAAAAGCGCTACCGTCGAAAGAAAACTCTCGAGCGCATATCAAAAATTTGTAGCCCAAATCTTTATTACATTGAAGAAGAAAATGTTTGTTCGACAGAAAAGGGTGGAGAGAAAATTAAACTCTTTGGAAAGAACGTTCGCCAAATTCGCTTTAAATGCAAAGTTCAATAAGATAAGTACTCCCCTTTTGGGGGAGCACTCAATTCATTATTTTACATTTACTTTAAATAGAACAGGAAAGTGATCAGAGTATCCAGCATCACCAGTGTTTTTAGCACTATGATTGTAACGACGTGGAACACCTCTTACTTTAGAACCATTTAAATACTTCTTACGACTTCTGTACTCATAAGTATCAGTTAAGAAGTTAGGTGCATAAATAGAATAAGAATCGTTTTTAACACTCATTCCTTTTTTATCTTTAAAATTCTTAGATAGGAAAATTCTATCGAGGATATTCCAACTCATTTCAGGAGCAAAGAAATGTGTTCCAGGAGGCATTGAGTTCTTCTCATCCCAAGAGATACTTCTATCACTTCTATAAGACTCATGTAGATCAAACATTGTCTCATCTTTCAAAAGAACATCTTTAAATGGATGTGGATGATCTTTGTCATTCGTATTGAAATCTCCAAGGGCCATGATGTAGTGATTCTTATTCTTTTTTAGTAGCTCATCAATTCTCTTTTTAAGAGCTGTCGCCACACGAATTCTATTGATCGTTGGATTTGCTAAACTCGGCCAGTGGTTAACGAAAACAGTAAGCGGATATTTTTTCTTATAAAGGAACTCTACTTCTAAAATATTTCTTGTAGGCCATTTCTTAAACTCTTCAGTTTCAATTTTGATTTCTTTTTTAGATATTAATTTGAAACCCTTCTCTTCTTTATAAAGGAGAGCGAGATCAATTCCCCTATTATCTGGACCATTTGATACGACAAAGCTCTTATACTTTAAAGAGTCAGCAAGGGCCTTAACTGCATTTTCGTTCTCAACTTCAACAAGGGCCAAAAGATCTGGAGTCTTTCCTCTTTCTTTAACAATCGCATCAGTGATTTGACCAATTTTGATATCAAATTTTTCTTTCGTCCAATCTCCATCAAGACATTCATTACGTCTTCTTCTACTTTTAACTTTCTTACACTCTTTAGTCTTGCCTTCCGTGTCTTTTGGAAGATAGGCCCAGTCGAGTTTCCCTTCATCGTGTTTTGTATCAAAGAGGTTTTCAACGTTATAAGACATAACTTCTAATGTTCTTGCGTGAGAGCAAGAGAACAAAAGAAAAATAAAACATAGAGGAGCAAATTTTTTCACTTCATTAATCCTTATTACTCGAGGTTTTCTTTAATCCAATTAATAACATCATCATGGTGCGACTTTGTTTTAACTTTATCCATAACAAGTTTAAGACGACCATCTTTACCAATGATAAAAGTCGTTCTTAAAATTCCCATATATTCACGACCCATAAATTTCTTAAGGCCCCATGATCCATACTTCTCTGCAATTTTGTGTTCTGGATCAGATAGGAGATCAAAGTTGAGTCCATCTCTTTCGATAAACTTAACAAGTCGCTTCTCTTCATCTGGGCTGACACCAAGAACAACTGTATCGAGTTTAGCAAATTCTTTTTTTGTATCTCTAATCCCACAAGCTTGTACTGTACACCCTGGTGTCATCGCTTTTGGATAAAAATAGAGAACAACATTTTTCTCACCTTTAAAATCTTTAAGTGAAACTTTCTCACCGTCTTGGTTTTTCAAAGTAAATGCCGGCGCCATATTGCCAACTTTTGGAAAACTCATAGGAAACTCCTTTTCATTACCAATGATTTCTCTTTTCTCTTAACTTAATAAAAATATCTTTCTCACTGCACTCAAGGGCACTAAGATTTTTCTTTATCTCACTATTACTTAAACGAAAGAAAGTATTAATCTCCCTCTCCTCTCCAATCGTTGTCACGACAAATTGACCGTCTGGAAAATCCTGAACTTCTTCAAGTTTCTTTTTGGCCATCTCATTTCCAGGCTCTCTATCGAGAGTAAACAACAAATTATTCTTTAAATAATCGTGCCCAGGATAAACGAGAACATGGTCATCAAGCGTAAAGATATGATCGCGAAATGTTTCGTAGAGAACACTTGGATCTCCGCCATTGTGACAATTTCCCACTCCAGCATTAAAAAGCGTATCACCACAAATGAGAGAGCTCTGCTTCCCCTCATCACTTAAAACGAGAAGACAAAGATGACCCAATGTGTGCCCTGGAGTGTAGAGAACCTTAACACAATGATTACCTTTTGTTTTTAAGATTTGATTATCATTTAAATAATTATCAACATTTTTAATTCTGCCACGCGCCTTTTCGTGGGCCCAAACTTCACAGCCACAAAGTCGCTGCAGCTCGTCATTGCCCATGACATGGTCGTGATGCTCGTGCGTATTAATAATGGCCTTCACTTTCTTTCCAAGTTTTTCACATCGTTGAAAAACATCTGCACCATCGAAAGGGTCGATCACATAAAGTTCATCACTAGAATCCTCTAAAATATAGCAAAAATTTCGAAGGGGACTAAATGTATAAAATTGATGGACTTTCATTTCTTCACCGACCTTTTGCAAGGAGACATCATTATAAGTTATGATTATTAAAGTTTTATTTTATCTACAATAGAAAAACAAAGAGGAACTCCATGGTCAATACATACCTGGTCACTAAGATTTTTTTAATCTTTTTGTGTTTAAAGGCCTTAATCGAAGCCTATCTTGATGCCAGAAATAAAAAACATATTCTCACGCACAGAAATGAAGTGCCTGAGAAGTTCAAAGACTCAATCACTCTAGAAGATCATCAGAAGGCAGCTGATTACAGTCTTGCAAAAATTAAGGCCTCAAAGTTCTTTAACCTTATTGAATTTATTGTCCTTCTTCTTTGGACGATTGGTGGAGGGTTGGAATCACTTAACCAACTAACTAAGGCCATCTATCCACAGGGAGGACTCACAGGTGGAGTTGTCTTCTTTCTTCTCTTTATGGCCATCTCTTTTTTCCTCTCTCTTCCACAAAGTATTTATTCTACTTTTGTTTTAGAGGAAAAATTTGGTTTCAATAAAACGACACCGAAAGTATTTATTATCGATATCATTAAATCGACACTCGTCGGCTTAGTTATCCTCATCCCTATCCTTTATGGAATTTTATGGATTATGAGCGCGCTTGGGAATC from Halobacteriovorax sp. GB3 includes:
- a CDS encoding PAS domain-containing sensor histidine kinase yields the protein MSKLLEYIDKLKQESPTFYYVCSPNKGWPIVQISKNISSIGYDKNEFEHGQMGFQHLIYEEDIDRVTEEYEFALANKMDFIEFEYRIYKKNRELIWVKDKVIVERDRRNQVKSLHGVLIDITEFKEQSAEVAVARDIKKQYKVMLDKVAIVASTDRKGIINYANDKFYEISGYSEKEVIGSTHQLVNSGLHPKEFFKDMWATIGSGKIWKGEVCNRKKSGELYWVDTTIIPYKTNGKITHYMAIRFDVTERKLLEDKVEKEKQISKLSSQLALVGEMSTGIVHEINNPLTVAGLHIEQISKELESKYLDKTKIQDSLFRMEEALKRIGIISKNIRDLSHVDFSEGLEKVSLFKVVKDSVEMSLVKLQKNGVSVRIVNKLKDSDIYTKPVEMSQILINLISNACDALEKCPERHINLSLQENGPNVQILVEDTGKGVPVEIQDKIMEPFVTTKGKGKGTGVGLSLCSNLAKNLNGKVFLDKHAKKTTFVLEIPMFDCEAVA
- a CDS encoding L-serine ammonia-lyase, with the translated sequence MSISVFDLYSVGIGPSSSHTVGPMRAAREFILTLKEKDLLGKTEKLNLELYGSLALTGKGHGTDKALILGIEGHKPESVDPDHIDEILESAYRDLKIELLKGDDQAKIVSFDPREDIKFHRSETLPYHSNGMCFQAIDESGNELFKKTLYSIGGGFIVEEEVVKSDDHFHGPRTLKVPHPYSTAEELLELGQTLNMTIAQIVLANELVWRSEEEIKKGLLDIWHVMQKCVQRGCTQEGTLPGGLKVRRRAHSIFKGLLEKPEASLTDPLTIMDWVNLYAIAVNEENAAGGRVVTAPTNGAAGIIPAVLHYYDRFCPKSNDDGIVDFLLTAGAIGILYKTNASISGAEVGCQGEVGVACSMAAGGLTQAMGGSNEQIENAAEIAMEHNLGLTCDPIGGLVQIPCIERNAMGSIKAINASRMALRGDGKHYVSLDKVMKTMKDTGADMETKYKETSRGGLAVNVPEC
- a CDS encoding DUF368 domain-containing protein, producing the protein MSKKTWKDVWNAGPGPVGTKEMTTLFTKGLAMGTADLIPGVSGGTIAFITGIYEGLLEAIASINKDFFKDLLSLRLKSAFERLHLRFIIPLGLGIAVAILGLARLMHFLLNEHPIPTWGSFFGLIAASILVIWKQLDAPFSAKNMGMIVIGAVFAWMMVSLIPVDTPNDWWFIYLCGVIGITAMILPGLSGSFLLLILGKYEFITGAIKNPFLVSNLATIGVFLCGTVTGLLGFSKILNWFMKHYHNLTMAFLTGILIGSMKKVWPWKVIVESKVIRGKVKVIRDANILPSTIDGETVVAFTLIILGFIAVMWMENYSSKKRLMN